The following nucleotide sequence is from Hevea brasiliensis isolate MT/VB/25A 57/8 chromosome 7, ASM3005281v1, whole genome shotgun sequence.
CAacgataattttaattttggacGACAATTCTTCAGTTTGCTCCTCGACATTATTCATAAAACTAAGCAACCTTTCTCTGTAAACTGCACATAATTGCTCCTGATGCTCCAACTCTTCAGTTAGTTcttcaattttcttatctttgtcaCCCTACaagtaccaaaaaaaaaaaaaaaaaatcctcaggCACAAGTCACTACTCACATCACCCTAAAATTATTGAACTGTTAATCAAATAGTTTGAGATTATTATTACTGCCTTGCAAAAGGCAGGCATCTGATAAGGATCCCTAGACTTCCTTACACGTTACAATAGGGTCAACAATTGGAAACATCAGTGCAAAGATCTTAAGTCAAACTGATTATCCTGATTAAACTCCCTGAAGTATATATAACATTTATTTTACTTGATGCAAAATTAAGTTGCATGGaattaaaaagaagaaaaagagcaTACACCTACTGGCATGCCTCAATGAAATGGTTATTGCAGAAACAAGGAATTACATTGACCCAGCCAATGCTATCCGTAGATGCTACTTGATTCATAAATGAATTCCCTTTAGGCACATATGTACTTTACCAATGTAGTTGTCAGACCTCCAAAAGCATCACACAATTCTTAATTCTACAAACAACACACTGATCAGGAAACTGCTTATGAATTATCAATGGACAATTTTTCAGCCAATTCATTCTCAGGAGCTAAACTCATATGTTGGAGTAAATAAACTCATGGCACGTTTTAATAGAGTGCGGAATGTGCCATTAATTCAAACATATGGATAGATAACATATTATATGAGCCTTTGATTTTAATTATTGGTTTGAGTATTTTTCAGGAAGGTAACACTAGTGGAACACTTATGACTGCCTGTGGAATTCTGTAATTACATAAAGAGtagctttatttatttatttattttattggtaGGAACTTTGCATTGAGTTATATCACACAAACTTGTCCTAAATATTTGAAATGCACTGGCATTGCAAATGATATAAAATAACCACATGATAGTCCATAAGGGTCAATATGCTTTGtcacaaaagaaaaggaaaaggaaaaaattaaaaaataaaataaaatgaagggGTGAAGATACTAACCGCTGTACTGAACCCGTTAGCAGTAACGACCAAAGGATGATTATGATCTTTTTCGAATCTTGTAACAATCCATTTCTCAGACTTTTCCATTTTCACCAGGATTGTCGCTTTGCAACCTTCTCGTGCACTAGATCGTGCCTTCTTATCTGGTCCAGTTGTGCTCCTATGAGTAGGTGAGAAACCTTGTTTATTACATCCAAGTCGACGAGCAAGTGTTCTCCCATCAATCCCAGAACGACGTCGTTGCATAATACGCACAACAAAACCTACCCTTCTGGCATACTCAATGTAGAATTTCCTGGCAGCATCTTCTGATTCAAATTCCATACCCACGTATGGTTCTACAATTCCTTCTACTGAAACAGTTTTTCCTTCAACAGAGCTATCAACTGCCTCGGCTTTCTTATCCAAATCCACTGCATGGAATCATTTTATATGACCAATTAAAAtattacatttatatatattttactttttaaagTAAAACCCTTGCTACTAATATTACACGCCATTTACATTCAAAGTATATTCAAAGCTGG
It contains:
- the LOC110668860 gene encoding protein FAR1-RELATED SEQUENCE 5, which codes for MDLDKKAEAVDSSVEGKTVSVEGIVEPYVGMEFESEDAARKFYIEYARRVGFVVRIMQRRRSGIDGRTLARRLGCNKQGFSPTHRSTTGPDKKARSSAREGCKATILVKMEKSEKWIVTRFEKDHNHPLVVTANGFSTAGDKDKKIEELTEELEHQEQLCAVYRERLLSFMNNVEEQTEELSSKIKIIVDNVRKVESEVQKLSHRR